The DNA sequence CGTAAATTGAATCCCTTTACGAAAAAGTTCCGCCTGTCGTTTCCCTTTTACCTTTAATGCAGATACTTTCGGGGGAACCTGCTCTTTTCTTTCGACCAGATGTTCAATATCTTTTTGAATCCGAATTTCTAAATCTTGAAGTTTTTCACGAAGAGATTCTTCTTCCATTGAATTCAGAACCTCGCCATCCCGATCACCAGAATCTGTAAATTTACCAAAACTTAACTTTGCAAGATACTGCTTTTTTTCTGTTAAAAAAAATGAAGAAAAGGTTGTATAAGCTCCAAAGGGAAGAATTAATAATCCTTCTGCAAACTTATCAAGGGTTCCGGTATGTCCTAGCTTCTTCCTATCAGAAGCTCGCTTCACAATCCGAACCAGATCTGCTGAAGTCATCCCTTCGGGTTTATTTACAAGAAAAAAACCCGACTCCTCTATGATTCTTCCTCCTGCAACAAAGCCGGTTTGGATCGATCAATTAATTCATTAACTTCAAGACTTTTAATATATTCTTCATCCCAAATAAACAATAGTTTTGGGGTTTCACGTAATTTTAACTCATTAGAAATGACGCTTTGCAGATAACCACTTGCATGTTTCAGGGCATCCAAAAGACGCTTTTTTCCCTTTTCATCACAATAAGAAGTTACCCATACCTTTACAAGGCTTAAATCAGGGCTTATGCTAGCTCTATGAATACTAACCAGTTGAATTCTCGGATCTTTCACTTTTCCTGAGACAAAATGAGAAGCAAGAGTCCGAATGATAGCAGATTCAATTCTACTTTTTCTTATGGGATCCAAATGTGTTTACGATTCTCCTCAGAGCTTCTTGCTGACAGTTTTAATTTCATAAATTTCTAATTCATCGCCAACTACTATCTCATTATATCCATCAAGCATGATACCGCATTCAAAACCGGTAGCTACTTCATTTACGTCATCTTTCACACGTTTAAGAGAGCGAATTTTTCCATCAAAAAGAACTATATTTTCTCTTATCACACGCACAAAATTAGAACGATGCACTTTGCCATCGGTGACCATACAACCTGCAATATTACCCACTTTAGATATTTTGAAGACTTCGCGAATTTCCATTTTACCGACAATTTCTTCGACTTTATCAGGTTCCAGGAGTCCTTCCATAGCCTGCTTGATATCATTTACAATGTCATAGATAATACTGTAATATTTGATCTCAACACCTTCTTTCTCGGCCAGGTTTAAAGTTCTGGGGTTGGCTCTTACATGAAATCCTACAATAATCGCATTAGAAGCAGAAGCCAGCATCACATCGCTATCAATAATGGCCCCGGTTCCTGCATGAATAACACCCAGTTTCACCTGATCATTAGAAAGTTTTTGAACTGCTTCTGTAATTGCTTCAGCAGAACCTCTAACGTCTGCTTTAATGATAATTTTAAGCTCTTTAAGTTCACCCCTCTGGATAATCTCATTCATATTATCGAGGGTAACACGAGTAACATTTTGTGCCTGACCGATTCTCTCGTATTCTTTACGGTGATTCGAGATCTGGCGGGCTTCCTTCTCATCTTCAACAGAATCAAATGGATCTCCCGCTCCCGGAACTCCATCAATACCGGTAACTACTACAGGAAAAGAGGGCCCGGCTTCCCGAACTTCTTTTCCATGATCGTCATACATAGCTCTGACCCTACCGGAATAAACGCCCGAAAGAAACGCATCTCCAACTCGAAGAGTTCCGTTTTGAATCAATACAGTTGCTACAGGACCTCTACCCGGATCCAATTTAGCTTCAATGATAGTTCCCTTGGCTTTACGGCCATGATTTGCTTTTAGCTCCAGCATTTCGGCCTGTAATAAAATCATCTCCAGAAGCTTTTCTATGCCAATATTTTCCCGTGCTGATATTTTACAGAAAATCGTATCACCACCCCAATCTTCAGATTGAAGTCCAAAATTTGCTAATTCCTGCATTACTTTATCCGGATTAGCAGCAGGAAGATCTATCTTATTTATAGCTACTATAATCGGTACATTTGCAGCTCTTGCATGATCAATAGCTTCTTTCGTTTGCTCTTTCACACCATCATCTGCGGCTACTACTAGAATGACTATATCTGTAATCTTCGCTCCACGAGCCCTCATTGAAGTGAAAGCTTCGTGTCCGGGTGTATCTAAAAATGTAATAATTCCATTGGGAGTATGAACCTGATAAGCTCCAATATGCTGGGTAATTCCCCCTGACTCCTGATCGATAATATCACTTTTGCGAATTGTATCCAGTAAACGAGTTTTTCCGTGGTCTACGTGACCCATGATGGTAACAACCGGAGGACGATTCGTATAATCATCCGGGCTATCTGCTTTTTCTTGTATTACAGTTTCATCATATAGGGAAACAATATTTACTTTACAGGAGTATTCATCGGCCAGAATGCTGGCAGTGTCACTATCAATAATATTATTAATTGTGACCATCATTCCCATCTTCATTAGCTTACCAATAATTTCTCCCGGTTTAAGGTTCATTTTCTTGGCAAGCTCTCCTACCTGAACATTTTCCATTATGGAAATTTCTTTTGGAACACTGGATAGGGAAAGACCACCTGTATTTTTCTTATATGATTGCTTGAAGAATTTTGCATTTTCCTGACCGCGAATATTATTCTTTTCACGACCTTTGTCTGAAGAGCCACCGCTCCTTTTACTTCTACCCTGACTTCCCGCCTGTTGAGGTTGAACACCGACTATTGGAGAAAAACCCGTTCCGCTTTCACGATTCTGTTCATTTCCTCCTCTACTGCGTCCACCGCCACCAGCATTTCCACCACCGCTTCCACCCTGATTCGGTCTTTGACCTTCTCCTCTATTGGAACGAAAATCCGGCCTTCCTCCCCTTCCACCACCTCTGCCTTCCGGCGGAGAGCTACTCGGAGATTTATGAGCTCTGGCTACGATCGGATTTCTATCATTTCTTGGAAAAAGAGTATTAGGACGGACAACTTTCTGAGCTTTATTCTGAAAGTCAGAATCAGAAGTTTTCTTTTCTTCGGAAGCAGAATGCCTGGGTTGCCTGGTTGGAGCGTGTTCCTCTTTCGGAGTTTCTTTGGCTATTCTGGCATGACGTATAATTGGGGAAGGTTTATCAGCTTCCTTTTTTATAGGCAATTCGGGCAAGGGTTTCTTTCTATCATCTTTTGACTGAGCAGAACCTTCCTGTCCAGACTGCTTGGATGCAGATTGAAACATCTTTTTTCCCTGGGATGCTTGTTCAGGTTTAGACCCACGAGGTTTTTTCTTAATAACAATCTTCTTTTTAGATGAAGAATTTTCACCTGAAATTAGTTGCCCTATAGTTTTTGTATTTTCTTTACTCTTTTTTTCTTCCATAATCTAAACAGTTTCTCTCTCAGGCCTCGTCCACAAGTTCTACCGATTCAGTTAGAACTTTCATAATATGCTCGGCTGTAGTCGGCCCAATACCCTGAATCTTGGCCAAATCTGAAGGGTGCATTTCAATAAGTGTTTCCACATCACCAACCCCACCACTTTCAAGAAGGTCAATCACTCTCTTACTTAAACCCGGGATCTCATTCAATGGAGTTCCGATTTCTTCATCATTTTCATTTTCAAATTCTTCTTCATATTCATCTTCAGATTCGGCCTCATCATATTGCTCCATCTGATGAACCTGTTCTTCCACAGGACGAAAAAGCCTTTCCAGTCTTTCTCTGGCAGCCGGAGTGGACATTTCCTCTTCATACTGTGAATGACTAATTACTGTTATTTTATAACCGGTAATTTGAGAAGCTAATTTTACATTCGAATTTCGAGCCCCACCGGTAGCCTGCTTTACTGATTCATCCAGAACTACTACCAGAGCTTCCCTTTTCTCAATATCAACTTTTACTTCAACAGGCTTCGCCGGAGAAATCGCATTAGTAATGAAATCAACCGGATTTCCTGAATATTGTATGATGTCAATCCTCTCGTTTCCTAATTCCCTAACAATAGATTGAATCCTTACTCCTTTCATACCCACACAGGCGCCAATCGGATCTATATCTCCCCTATTGGCAGCTACTACAATCTTAGTCCGTACAGAAGGCATTCTGGCGATATCTACAATTTCTATAAGTTTATCGTAGATCTCGGGGATTTCCATTTCAAATAGTTTTTTTACAAAATCAGCCGAAGCCCTCGAAAGTGTAATGATAGGTCCCGGTTCGCGATACCGTTCTCGCTTAAGCTCAACCTTCGCGATAATCGCTTTCAGTCTATCTCCCTGCTTATATCTTTCACCCGGACATTGCTCTTTTCTGGGCATAATAGCTTCGACTTTGCCGAGATCGATACTCATGGTATCCTTATTCTTCCATCTCTGGAAAAAGCCATGAGTCAACTCCCCTTCTTTTTCCTTATATTCATTATATAGAAGCTCTCTTTCCATTTCCTTAAGACGTTGGAAAACCATTTGCCTTGCCTGATTGGAGACAATCCGAGAAAGCTCTACCGGTTTTTCTTTTACCAGGATGGTTTCATCCACTTCAACGTCCGGGTTTATTTTTCTGGCTTCATCAATATGAATAAAAAGTGGATCTTTTTCTTTTGAAAAAGAAACCTTTCTGGGTATAACAAGCACAACTTCATTTTTCTCGTTAAACTCGGCCGAAATATTGACCTCAGGATCACTGATATTCATCCTTTTCTTATAAGCAGTGACCAGAGATTCTTTTATGATGTCTAATACTGCATCTCTCTTCAGGTCTTTATCCGCACAAAACTGTTGTACGGCTTCAAAAATGCTAATGTCACCCTGTGCTTGTTTAGTTGCCATATCTAAATACTAACGTATAAATTCCCTTTTATTAAGTCACTCAAATTTACAATTATAGGCTCTTCCGCCTTTTTTTTCTTTCCTTTCTGAAAAACCTCTAAGTGAACTTCTTTTTCGTTCACGGAAAGAATTTTGTAAACCTTTTCCATTTCTTTTCCTTCTTCATTTCTATGCTTCAATTTCACTAAAAGTCCCTGAAACCTTTGCAAATCAGAAGGAATCTTCAGTTCTCGTTCTGCGCCTGCTGAAGAAACCCTGAGTACAAAATCAAGCTCTCCCTTTTCTGTTTCCAGAAGCGAAGAAAACTCTCGAGATACCGTTTCACATTCACCGATAGAAACAGATCCATACTTATTCTCAAAATTGTCCAGATAAAGCTCTATCAGATAGCGCTTATTCCTAGCATGTACTTTTACATCATAAATAGCAATGGGGTGGGAAATAATACTGTTAACGTAATCTATAATTTCTTGTTCGTTTATAGTCAATAGACACAACCCACTAAAGCGCAAACCCTGAGTCAGGACGCCAAAACCAGATTTGTACTAGACTAAAAAGAGCTATAGATGTGTAAAGCAAAAAATCTAATCTATTATTGAAAAGCCGAAAAACCGCTTGATGAGAAAGAAAACTCCCGGTTTATATATCCAGATCGGGTTCTTCTTCAAGGTAATGAACCTTGATTAGGGAGAGATCATCCGTAAGATCACCGGTTTCTTTAAGAAATCGAACCAATTCCTCTAAACTCCCCTTGCTTTTTTCTACAGATCGTAAAAATAAGGTCTCATCTTCGTTGATTTTTTTATAAAGGCTTTTTTCTGTAGAAATATTCAAATCATCCCTACCATCTGAACCGCAGATCAGGATATCTCCCGGATTGAGACAGAAACTCTCTAACTGAAAAGGCAAGTCATCTATTGTAGTTCCCAGTTTTCGCATATCAAATTGTTTTTCCAAAAAAACAGCAAGGCCATCTCTCAGTAAAACAGTAGAAGGATGCTCTGCATTAAATAAATACATTTCACCACTTGACTCTCTCACAAGACCGCAGACAACTGATATTAACATAGAGCCATTAAAAGTACGAAAAATATCATCCAGTTCTTTGTAAAACTTATACATCCATTCATCAGGAGAAATTTGTAAAACCCTGTCCCCTTTGGCAGAGCGACTGAGAATATTATTAATGGCAGTTCCGGCAACAATCGCTCCTCCGGCACCCTGCATAGATTTTCCCATGGCATCACCGTTTATAAAAAATATATAACGATTTTCTTTATTATAAAACCTTAAATTACCGGTAATAACAATGTCTCCTCCCAGTTCTCCATTTCTTCTCCGGAATTCAAATTTCTTTTTTTGTTCGATGTATACTTCAGTACGAATAAACCTTGATTTATTAAAATTCGTCGATAAAGGTTTTTCAATTAAAGAAGTCAAAAAATAATCCCCATTCTGCTGAATATTTAAAGCATTGATTTCTTCCATTTTTTCAATGACTTCTTTTGTCCTGGCAACAACCTTCATTTCCAGTGTTTCATTCAGCTCTTCCATTTTGTTGTGCAAAAATATAAATTTACGAGCAAGAACAGTAGCAATTCCCATTATCAAAGTAAAGAAACCATATTTGGTGAAAGATAGTCCGGTATTTAAAAACGCAGAATCAATTATATCATAAATCCCGCAAAGCATGGCTATTGCAAAGCCCATAAACAAAACCATAGAGTATTCTAATTTCTTATGTAACGCTTTATAATAGATACGAACCAGAAGAGGAAAGCCTATTAGAAAAGTACTAAACTGCCAGACTCGCAAAATATATTCTGCAATGTACATAGGAGGAAAAAGGGTGATGAACGATAACAAATAATTATAATTTGCATAATACCGAAGGGTTCTATCATCTTTCCTAAAAAATAAATACTGCAAAAAATAAAGTGCAGTAACCACCATAGGATATAAGACCATGAGTTCAATTCTCTGGACTAAATTGGTATCAATCTGAAATTCTAAAATATTCGCACTACGGGTATATAAGTAAATTCCAATACCAATTGCGTATAAGCCAAAATAAAGGTTATATTTATCCAATTTTCT is a window from the Leptospiraceae bacterium genome containing:
- the rbfA gene encoding 30S ribosome-binding factor RbfA, yielding MDPIRKSRIESAIIRTLASHFVSGKVKDPRIQLVSIHRASISPDLSLVKVWVTSYCDEKGKKRLLDALKHASGYLQSVISNELKLRETPKLLFIWDEEYIKSLEVNELIDRSKPALLQEEES
- the infB gene encoding translation initiation factor IF-2, which codes for MEEKKSKENTKTIGQLISGENSSSKKKIVIKKKPRGSKPEQASQGKKMFQSASKQSGQEGSAQSKDDRKKPLPELPIKKEADKPSPIIRHARIAKETPKEEHAPTRQPRHSASEEKKTSDSDFQNKAQKVVRPNTLFPRNDRNPIVARAHKSPSSSPPEGRGGGRGGRPDFRSNRGEGQRPNQGGSGGGNAGGGGRSRGGNEQNRESGTGFSPIVGVQPQQAGSQGRSKRSGGSSDKGREKNNIRGQENAKFFKQSYKKNTGGLSLSSVPKEISIMENVQVGELAKKMNLKPGEIIGKLMKMGMMVTINNIIDSDTASILADEYSCKVNIVSLYDETVIQEKADSPDDYTNRPPVVTIMGHVDHGKTRLLDTIRKSDIIDQESGGITQHIGAYQVHTPNGIITFLDTPGHEAFTSMRARGAKITDIVILVVAADDGVKEQTKEAIDHARAANVPIIVAINKIDLPAANPDKVMQELANFGLQSEDWGGDTIFCKISARENIGIEKLLEMILLQAEMLELKANHGRKAKGTIIEAKLDPGRGPVATVLIQNGTLRVGDAFLSGVYSGRVRAMYDDHGKEVREAGPSFPVVVTGIDGVPGAGDPFDSVEDEKEARQISNHRKEYERIGQAQNVTRVTLDNMNEIIQRGELKELKIIIKADVRGSAEAITEAVQKLSNDQVKLGVIHAGTGAIIDSDVMLASASNAIIVGFHVRANPRTLNLAEKEGVEIKYYSIIYDIVNDIKQAMEGLLEPDKVEEIVGKMEIREVFKISKVGNIAGCMVTDGKVHRSNFVRVIRENIVLFDGKIRSLKRVKDDVNEVATGFECGIMLDGYNEIVVGDELEIYEIKTVSKKL
- the nusA gene encoding transcription termination/antitermination protein NusA; protein product: MATKQAQGDISIFEAVQQFCADKDLKRDAVLDIIKESLVTAYKKRMNISDPEVNISAEFNEKNEVVLVIPRKVSFSKEKDPLFIHIDEARKINPDVEVDETILVKEKPVELSRIVSNQARQMVFQRLKEMERELLYNEYKEKEGELTHGFFQRWKNKDTMSIDLGKVEAIMPRKEQCPGERYKQGDRLKAIIAKVELKRERYREPGPIITLSRASADFVKKLFEMEIPEIYDKLIEIVDIARMPSVRTKIVVAANRGDIDPIGACVGMKGVRIQSIVRELGNERIDIIQYSGNPVDFITNAISPAKPVEVKVDIEKREALVVVLDESVKQATGGARNSNVKLASQITGYKITVISHSQYEEEMSTPAARERLERLFRPVEEQVHQMEQYDEAESEDEYEEEFENENDEEIGTPLNEIPGLSKRVIDLLESGGVGDVETLIEMHPSDLAKIQGIGPTTAEHIMKVLTESVELVDEA
- the rimP gene encoding ribosome maturation factor RimP yields the protein MTINEQEIIDYVNSIISHPIAIYDVKVHARNKRYLIELYLDNFENKYGSVSIGECETVSREFSSLLETEKGELDFVLRVSSAGAERELKIPSDLQRFQGLLVKLKHRNEEGKEMEKVYKILSVNEKEVHLEVFQKGKKKKAEEPIIVNLSDLIKGNLYVSI
- a CDS encoding SpoIIE family protein phosphatase, which produces MLFSAFFSSEAETLPIDLTLDCSIPECSPRVWWINDSVDETFFPNFQPERNWIRLDSFPININKIYPSHNKVGTYTLLTHFTIELNTIEKNKQTAIRFGEIGEAFEVYLNGKFIHKEGEFLKDKITFHRTLRDQVFELDPTNLLDGKNQLLIRLYGDSKYDHTGFYVTRGYQIGYYKNLIYESRDLLSLILIGIYIIVGLYHLFLYSKRKLDKYNLYFGLYAIGIGIYLYTRSANILEFQIDTNLVQRIELMVLYPMVVTALYFLQYLFFRKDDRTLRYYANYNYLLSFITLFPPMYIAEYILRVWQFSTFLIGFPLLVRIYYKALHKKLEYSMVLFMGFAIAMLCGIYDIIDSAFLNTGLSFTKYGFFTLIMGIATVLARKFIFLHNKMEELNETLEMKVVARTKEVIEKMEEINALNIQQNGDYFLTSLIEKPLSTNFNKSRFIRTEVYIEQKKKFEFRRRNGELGGDIVITGNLRFYNKENRYIFFINGDAMGKSMQGAGGAIVAGTAINNILSRSAKGDRVLQISPDEWMYKFYKELDDIFRTFNGSMLISVVCGLVRESSGEMYLFNAEHPSTVLLRDGLAVFLEKQFDMRKLGTTIDDLPFQLESFCLNPGDILICGSDGRDDLNISTEKSLYKKINEDETLFLRSVEKSKGSLEELVRFLKETGDLTDDLSLIKVHYLEEEPDLDI